The following coding sequences lie in one Mustelus asterias chromosome 8, sMusAst1.hap1.1, whole genome shotgun sequence genomic window:
- the LOC144497800 gene encoding histone H4-like — translation MSGRGKGGKGLGKGGAKRHRKVLRDNIQGITKPAIRRLARRGGVKRISGLIYEEVRGVLKVFLENVIRDSVTYTEHAKRKTVTAMDVVYALKRQGRTLYGFGG, via the coding sequence ATGTCAGGTAGAGGGAAAGGTGGTAAGGGGCTCGGTAAAGGCGGAGCCAAGCGGCACCGCAAGGTTCTCCGCGACAATATCCAAGGCATTACCAAGCCTGCTATCAGGCGTCTGGCTCGCCGCGGAGGCGTCAAGCGTATCTCCGGCTTAATCTACGAGGAGGTCCGCGGGGTGTTGAAGGTGTTTTTGGAGAATGTGATCAGGGATTCGGTGACCTACACTGAACACGCCAAGCGCAAAACGGTGACCGctatggatgtggtgtacgcCCTAAAGCGCCAGGGGCGGACCCTGTATGGCTTTGGTGGTtga
- the LOC144497802 gene encoding histone H2A-like — MSGRGKTGGKGRAKAKTRSSRAGLQFPVGRIHRLLRKGHYAERVGAGAPVYLAAVLEYLTAEILELAGNAARDNKKTRIIPRHLQLAIRNDEELNKLLGGVTIAQGGVLPNIQAVLLPKKTGHPSKVYA, encoded by the coding sequence ATGTCGGGTCGCGGTAAAACTGGAGGCAAAGGGCGCGCTAAGGCCAAGACTCGCTCCTCCAGAGCTGGCCTCCAGTTCCCGGTGGGTCGCATCCACCGGCTGCTGCGCAAGGGCCACTATGCCGAGCGGGTGGGCGCTGGGGCGCCCGTCTACTTGGCCGCTGTGCTCGAGTACCTGACCGCCGAGATCCTCGAGCTGGCTGGCAATGCGGCCCGGGACAACAAGAAGACCCGCATCATCCCCCGCCACCTGCAGCTCGCCATCCGCAACGACGAAGAGCTCAACAAACTGCTGGGAGGTGTCACCATCGCTCAGGGCGGCGTCCTGCCCAATATCCAGGCCGTGCTGCTGCCCAAGAAAACCGGCCACCCCAGCAAGGTGTACGCCTGA